A window from Ignavibacteriota bacterium encodes these proteins:
- a CDS encoding isochorismate synthase, whose product MRQNIKLFEKELINFFNSSRNLFENNGENTLFSFLFKLDNLEISKFTDSKLLEDKIFFYWRIFSEDEEFLGIDPIYTISANGENRLIETNLQVNKISCNLISNWNKQDFNNIPIFLGGIKFAPNQKSERWKDFNDSDWFVPKILFLKNSNGNFIIYNFCSLNNFSNSEIEIKKSIEFLKNLFIEEREEILPAKIDDPIYSNSFNIWRSQIENALQNIGDGNFAKVVLSREVNFKLNNYPTISYLLDELSAKYPRCYVFTFKKGDSIFIGASPEKLAKFSDGWIEIDALAGSAPRGKNLEEDFNFEQFLLTSEKNLNEQQSVVNFITELIKDISEEIYFNKKPIIRKLPNIQHLWTPIKAKLNNDFKLFDVLLKLHPTPAICGTPWDIAQNYILKVEKHDRGLYTGNIGWFNLNGNGEFAVAIRSALIKEKNLFAYSGCGIVEGSEPQSEFEESEIKLKPILSLFVDEKVYQS is encoded by the coding sequence GTGCGGCAAAATATAAAATTATTCGAGAAAGAATTAATAAATTTTTTCAATTCTTCAAGAAATTTATTTGAAAATAATGGTGAAAATACACTTTTTAGTTTTCTATTTAAGTTAGATAATCTTGAAATATCAAAATTTACTGATTCAAAACTTTTAGAAGATAAAATTTTCTTTTATTGGAGAATTTTTAGCGAAGATGAAGAATTTCTGGGAATAGACCCAATTTATACAATTTCAGCAAATGGTGAAAACCGATTAATTGAAACAAATCTGCAAGTAAACAAAATTTCATGTAATTTAATTTCAAATTGGAATAAACAAGATTTTAATAATATTCCCATTTTTTTAGGCGGAATAAAATTTGCTCCCAACCAAAAAAGTGAAAGATGGAAAGATTTTAATGATTCCGATTGGTTTGTTCCTAAAATTTTATTTCTTAAAAACTCTAATGGAAATTTTATTATTTATAATTTCTGCAGTTTAAATAATTTTAGCAATTCCGAAATTGAAATAAAAAAATCTATTGAATTTTTGAAAAATCTCTTTATTGAAGAAAGGGAAGAAATTCTACCAGCAAAAATTGATGACCCAATTTATTCAAATTCATTTAATATTTGGCGATCCCAAATAGAAAATGCTCTGCAAAACATTGGTGATGGAAATTTTGCAAAAGTTGTACTTTCCCGAGAAGTTAATTTTAAACTAAATAATTATCCAACCATTTCTTATTTGTTGGATGAACTTAGTGCAAAATATCCAAGATGTTATGTTTTTACTTTCAAAAAGGGAGATTCAATTTTTATTGGAGCTTCACCTGAAAAATTAGCAAAATTTTCTGATGGCTGGATTGAAATTGATGCTCTTGCCGGTTCTGCACCAAGAGGAAAAAATCTTGAAGAAGATTTTAATTTTGAGCAATTTTTGTTGACAAGTGAAAAAAATTTGAATGAACAGCAATCGGTTGTAAATTTTATTACTGAGCTGATTAAAGATATATCAGAAGAAATTTATTTTAACAAAAAACCTATAATTAGAAAATTACCAAACATTCAACATTTATGGACACCAATTAAAGCTAAATTAAATAATGACTTTAAACTTTTTGACGTACTTTTAAAACTTCATCCAACTCCGGCAATTTGCGGAACTCCGTGGGATATTGCACAAAATTATATTTTAAAAGTTGAAAAACATGATCGCGGATTATATACGGGAAATATTGGTTGGTTTAATTTAAATGGTAATGGAGAATTTGCTGTTGCAATTCGTTCTGCTTTAATTAAAGAGAAAAATTTGTTTGCTTATTCTGGTTGCGGAATTGTGGAAGGTTCCGAACCTCAGTCTGAATTTGAAGAATCCGAAATAAA
- a CDS encoding M48 family metallopeptidase produces the protein MREEEIEINSISYKYEMRKYESARNIKIKINKDGVIKVSLPNYVSFIAAKKFVLANQKWITKKINDLKSQKNKYYYLGNNIDLIKKEYVNNKNLKYILENDTLVVQKNINDKFSDDELFFKWLKIQAESYIPQRVEKIAKLGNFEFSKIQLKNLSTRWGSCSAKKVLSFNIKLMYFNHKVIDYVIVHELCHLKEMNHSVKFWKLVKGIIPNYNIYRKELNKIIL, from the coding sequence ATGAGAGAAGAAGAAATAGAAATTAATAGCATTTCGTATAAATACGAAATGCGAAAATATGAATCAGCACGTAATATTAAAATTAAGATTAATAAAGATGGGGTTATAAAGGTTTCCCTTCCAAATTATGTTTCATTTATTGCGGCAAAAAAGTTTGTACTTGCTAACCAGAAATGGATTACAAAAAAAATCAATGATTTAAAATCTCAGAAAAATAAATATTATTATTTAGGTAATAATATTGATTTAATTAAAAAAGAATATGTCAATAATAAAAACTTGAAATATATATTAGAAAATGATACATTAGTAGTTCAGAAAAACATAAATGATAAATTTTCTGATGACGAGTTGTTCTTTAAGTGGTTGAAAATACAAGCTGAAAGTTATATCCCCCAAAGAGTTGAAAAAATTGCAAAACTTGGAAATTTTGAATTCAGTAAAATTCAGCTGAAAAATCTTAGTACACGCTGGGGAAGTTGTTCGGCAAAAAAAGTGTTGTCATTTAACATAAAACTAATGTATTTTAATCACAAAGTTATTGATTATGTAATTGTTCACGAACTGTGTCATCTTAAAGAGATGAATCATTCGGTGAAATTCTGGAAGCTGGTTAAGGGTATAATACCAAATTATAATATATATAGGAAAGAATTAAATAAAATTATCCTATAA
- a CDS encoding MarR family transcriptional regulator — MAKSTKEQQIVELYNLVGKAHDKLKKVQSKHLGAEKLTSPQFGVLDVLMKNGSIPLKKISDELMVTGANITCVMDNLEKEDLVKRVHSKTDRRVINAELTPKGKQKLDKIYPEHVKSLNEVSKKLSEVEMKQLTALLEKLAS; from the coding sequence ATGGCAAAATCAACAAAAGAGCAACAGATTGTTGAGCTCTATAACTTAGTGGGAAAAGCCCATGATAAGTTAAAAAAAGTACAATCAAAACACCTTGGTGCTGAAAAATTAACTTCTCCACAATTTGGCGTTTTAGATGTTTTGATGAAAAATGGTTCAATTCCTTTGAAGAAAATTAGCGACGAGCTTATGGTTACCGGAGCTAATATAACTTGCGTTATGGATAACTTGGAAAAAGAAGATCTTGTTAAAAGAGTTCATTCAAAAACAGATCGAAGAGTTATTAATGCTGAGTTAACTCCAAAAGGAAAACAAAAACTAGATAAAATTTATCCTGAACATGTTAAAAGTCTCAACGAAGTTTCTAAAAAATTATCAGAAGTTGAGATGAAACAATTAACAGCTTTATTGGAAAAATTAGCTTCTTAG